The Rhizobium rosettiformans genomic sequence GCTGCCGGGCGTCAAGATCCGCCTGATCACCGATGGTTGCCGTGGCATCGATGCGAAGGGCGTGGAGGACGCGATCGAAGCCATGCGCGAGGCGGGCGTCGAGATCATCGACAGCAGCCGAATCGGTTTCTGAGGAATTTTCTGCAAAGGATTCGTGCGATTGCCTTTTTTGACGGCAAGCGCTAGAGCCGAGCCAGTGAGAAGACAGGGAGGACGCCGGTCATGGAAGTCGTCACCACGATCGCCGCTTTGCGACAGAAGCTCGCGCCCCGCCGCCGCGCCGGCCAGACCATAGGCTTCGTGCCGACCATGGGTTACCTGCATCAGGGGCATCTGAGCCTTGTCGGCCGCGCCAAGTCTGAAAACGACGTGACGGTCGTCTCGATCTTCGTCAATCCGCTTCAGTTCGGCAAGAACGAGGATCTGGAAAAGTATCCGCGCGACCTCGCCCGCGACAGCACCATGCTCGAAGAGGCCGGCGTCGACTATCTCTTCGCCCCCGGCGTTGAAGACATATATCCCGAACCGATGCAGACGGTCGTTGATCTGCCAAAGCTCGGGTCGGAGCTTGAAGGCGAAGCTCGTCCCGGCCATTTCGCAGGCGTCGCGACCGTGGTGACCAAGCTCTTCAACATCGTCCAGCCGGATGCCGCCTATTTCGGCGAGAAGGACTACCAACAGGTCACCATCATCCAGAAGATGGTCGAGGATCTCGCCCAACCTGTGCGCGTCGTACCGGTTCCAACTGTCCGCGAGGCCGACGGCCTCGCCTGCTCCTCGCGCAACGTCTATCTCTCACCCGCCGAACGCGCGGCAGCCGTGATCGTGCCGAAGACCCTCGCCGAAGCCGAAAGGCTTCTGCTGACCGGCATCCGCGACGTCGCGACCCTGGAAGCAAAACTCATTGAATTCCTGCAAACGGAACCGCTCGCAGAGCCGGAAGTCGTTGCTATCCGCCATCCGCGCACGCTGGAGCGCATCGAGACCGTGACGACCACAGCACTCGTTCTTCTCTATGTTCGCTTCGGCAAGACCAAGCTTCTCGACAACCGTATCATCGGCCAAGCGGCCGCCACCGGCATGGAGGCCGCCTGACATGAGCACACCACCCCGGCAGAAACGCCTGACCCCGGCCGACATCACGGCATTGAAGGGCAACCGTCCGATCGTGTCGCTGACGGCCTATACGACACCGATCGCACGGATCCTCGACCGCCACTGCAACCTGCTGCTCGTCGGAGACAGCCTCGGCATGGTGCTCTACGGCATGGACACGACGGTTGGCGTCACCATGGACATGATGGTCGCCCACGGGCAGGCGGTCATGCGCGGCGTATCCCGTGCATGCGTCATCGTCGACCTCCCCTTCGGTTCCTACCAGGAGAGCAAGGAACAGGCTTTCCGAAATGCTGTCCGCCTGATGAAGGAAACCGGCTGTGACGGCGTGAAGCTCGAGGGCGGCGCCGAAATGGCCGAGACCGTCGCGTTTCTCGTCAGCCGCGGCGTGCCCGTCTTCGGCCATATCGGCCTGATGCCGCAGCAGGTGAATACGTCGGGTGGCTATCGCTCGAAGGGGCATAGCGAGGCCGAACAGGACAAGATCCGCCGCGATGCCAAGGCGATCGACGAAGCCGGCGCCTTCGCCATGGTCATCGAGGGGACCGTCGAGCCCCTGGCGCGCGAAATCACGACCACGGTGATGGCAGCGACCATCGGCATCGGCGCTTCGCCGGCCTGCGACGGCCAGATCCTCGTCTCCGATGACATGCTGGGCCTCTTCAACGAGTTCAAACCACGCTTCGTCAAGCACTACAGTGAGCTCGCCGAGGTGATCGAGAAAGCCGCAGGCGACTACGCGACCGAGGTCAAGGAGCGCGTCTTCCCCGGTCAGGAACACACCTTCCAGATCCGGCCGAAGAAGTAGCCAAAATTCCGATGTGTCCCTCAGCTGACCGGAATGGTTTCTCCGACTTAACCGGTAGCTCTACGGAGTTCGATGAAGCGCGGTCGCCGCTGCGGAACGCTTACATCGAGGCTGCGACACGCCCTCATTTGCCAGTCGAGCCGGGACGATGAAAGACTATCGCCCCGACGTGATCTTTGTTGTCAGCGGCGAGGTTTGGTGCGACTTTTGTACGCTGCGTGAGGCATGGGGACACCCTCTGACAGTGGGACTGTCCGAAGAGTGCATCACCTATATCAGAACGGCCATCCGAGCCGGAGACACTGCTAAAGCGGCGCATTGGAGGGCCGTTCGGGATCTTGCCACCCAATATGGCCTATCCTGGATCAGCGCGGTCGAAGTGGATGGAACGCTGATCCAGGAGGAACCTGAACACAGTATTTTCAGGTATCCGCCGCTTTCACAGCGCAAGCGGGTCGTAATTGACGGGCGAAGCCCGGTGACGATCTGACCGCAATCGACAGCCACGTCGATGAAGCCGGAGCCGGGGCAGTCCGTGATCTTCCTTGAATGCGACTTTTCGACAAGACGCCGGCAACGGTCCACGCCAATAGGCCATACATCAATGCCAATGGTCGTTCCATCAGCGGAATTGGTTTGTCCGACAAGCCGACAGCGGCTAGCCAGCAGATAAATGTGAGA encodes the following:
- the panC gene encoding pantoate--beta-alanine ligase, with amino-acid sequence MEVVTTIAALRQKLAPRRRAGQTIGFVPTMGYLHQGHLSLVGRAKSENDVTVVSIFVNPLQFGKNEDLEKYPRDLARDSTMLEEAGVDYLFAPGVEDIYPEPMQTVVDLPKLGSELEGEARPGHFAGVATVVTKLFNIVQPDAAYFGEKDYQQVTIIQKMVEDLAQPVRVVPVPTVREADGLACSSRNVYLSPAERAAAVIVPKTLAEAERLLLTGIRDVATLEAKLIEFLQTEPLAEPEVVAIRHPRTLERIETVTTTALVLLYVRFGKTKLLDNRIIGQAAATGMEAA
- the panB gene encoding 3-methyl-2-oxobutanoate hydroxymethyltransferase; this translates as MSTPPRQKRLTPADITALKGNRPIVSLTAYTTPIARILDRHCNLLLVGDSLGMVLYGMDTTVGVTMDMMVAHGQAVMRGVSRACVIVDLPFGSYQESKEQAFRNAVRLMKETGCDGVKLEGGAEMAETVAFLVSRGVPVFGHIGLMPQQVNTSGGYRSKGHSEAEQDKIRRDAKAIDEAGAFAMVIEGTVEPLAREITTTVMAATIGIGASPACDGQILVSDDMLGLFNEFKPRFVKHYSELAEVIEKAAGDYATEVKERVFPGQEHTFQIRPKK